CACTGCAACAGCTGTACATACGAGTAATTAATACGCATGTGGTTTTGTAATGTAAATTGCGATTGAGTAATATATAAAGCGGCTGAAAAACAATGTGTATACCTCCCCAAGAGGCCATCTTCGGTAGTCAAggtttctgattacgttacGTACACTCCACGTGGAGtaagtgtaacgtaatcagaagcatGTGCTTTCGAGGTATTGCTTTGGAATTTGTCATGACAACTTTCTAGGATACTATTTATGTATTTGCATAATCTAAAATCCAAACAATCAGTATTTACGTCATGAAAGTGTTTCATATGCGCATGCAAGTATATTTTTTCGACATTTATTTCGGATATTATAAGATAAACGAAGACAAAACATTATAATAAGCATACCATACCTATTGCAAGTTCCACTATTGTTTTGAAACGGTCACAGTTACAAAACTTTTAGAATCTTGGgtcagccccactatttgtacaatttttaatccttaccccaaggggatgctaccaggtgaatatgagcgatatccattgctcagtttcagagaagaagttgtttatatcaattaacccaaattgaccctgtttggccccgcccctcagccccctaggggtcagccccaccatttgtacaattttgaatcccttaCCCTAGGGAaagctaccaggcaaatatgagccatattcattgctcagtttcagagaagaagttgtttatatcaatttagccgaattgaccctgtttggccccgccccgcAGCCCCTGGAGGGTcagccccaacatttgtacaattttgaatccctaccaaAAGAGGACGttaccaggcgaatatgagcgatatccattgcttagtttcagagaagaagttgtttttatcaatttagaaaaattgaccctgtttggccccgcccctcagccatccggggggtcagctccaccatttgtacaattttgaatccttaccccaaGGGGGTGCTACCAGgtgaatatgagcgatatccattgctcagtttcaaagaagaagttgtttatatcaattaacccaaattgaccctgtttggccccgcccctcagccccctgggtgtcagccccaacatttgtacaattttgaatctataccccaaggggatgctaccaggcaaatatgagcaatatacattgcttagtttcagaggagaagtcgtttataacaatttagccaaattgaccccttttggccccgccccttagacccctggggggtcagccccaccatttgtacaattttgagtctcCACCCTATAgggatgcttttgaccaaatttggtcaaattccgatctgcggttatgaagaagaagtcaattgttgacggacggacggacgacggacggacgacggacgccacggtatggcataagctcaccttggtccttcggaccaggtgagcttatAAGTCTATTAATGAAGTTGAGAAACTCAAAACTACCCGTAGTATGCTGCTGCTGATTAGGACGACATTTGGACAACATTCTGCGACATGTTTCTATTCTACTTCTCGATACATCGGTCTAGTGTGAGACGAAGTAACTGGTGAACTTCGCgttatttaaaatgataatgcATGAGAGTTTTTCAGGAAGGGACTGAATTATCGAATGACTCCTTCCATTAAATGGAATATGAATCTTAAGATACTTATGAATTCCGTTTAAGAATATGTAAGAAAAGAGGACATGCTTCATTAGATTCACTTTCGGAGTGGATTAAGTCCATTAGGTTCATAATTCTTAAAAGATGACGAAGCTTAGAatcaaaaatgtaaacaaagggAGTGCAGAATATGATACCTGTACTCATACGAGATATTTCTATAATAATATCACATTAAGATATATTCCAGTGAAATCAAGTTAGGGGCAATAACTCTTTGAATATGTGAGCGCGGGTTCTGAAACTCGAACTCATCCGATATAGCCAGAGGAAACCCCTTATCAAGTTTCAGGAAACTGTGAACTCGTGAGAGGCTGAGAGCGCTGACAAAGTCAAATTGAGTGAAATCAactaagggcaataactctgtaaataAAGGGGCACGGGTTCTGAATCCTCCGAGATATTGCCATAGTTAACTTATGTAACAAATTTCTTGAAATTCTCTTGAAAAATGAACTCGTGAGAGCGCTGACAAATAAGTGTAACACACGTACGTACCAAACTCCGTTTGTGAGGGATAATAAGTTGGCTATCGTCTGTAAACACTATTATATTTACTGTTTGCAAACAAAAGCTTGCTTGATAACCAGGGTAACCCTTCCTACATGATGTTCGTGTTTTCTGAAGATGAACTCCATAAGAATCCTTACAAACATCGTTTTTTTATTGCTGTTTATAGTTGTTCTGTAACTTTTTATCCGAAGTAGGTCAGGGCTCCAGTCATTTTGGGGTACTAAGTGTTGTTTATTCTAGAAGTGGAATGAATGGATTGTGGATTTTGAAATACTCCAAAGATGTTTGAACAACCTTCGCCTTTTCCACTCTTTACGCTGCCATTTCTGTCAAAGTGTCATGGATATGATTCTGTCTTAGGACATTCACCGACAGATCACACAGACACGTTTTTGAATTTAACAACAAAATAGTATTCATTAACAAACTCGCTTCCACACTTTAGTGATATATTTGTAGCAAATTACACTTCAAAATACACTTCATCAGAGGTTTAAAAAACTTGAATTAGCTATATcaaactattaataatgtaattataatataattagtttaacaatattttcattcaaaattcattcaaatatacatacatttttataatttgggatcggaaaacaagcttaaagcttatattaattcctttcaaCTGTGAACTGTTAATACTCCATTGATATGGACTATGTGGTCAGACATGAAAATACTGCAGTCAGTTCTGTTACGTCACACTAACCATATGTAGACTAGAAACTTTTATATTGGTACTTGACTAGTAGTTGTACACACAGtaaatcatatttcatatatttctgGCCTCACAGGTTACACTCCCTCAAATTAACCTCAAACCTGTATCTACTGGTGGATTTAAAgggagggagggggagggggagggggtcgCATGCCAAGGATCCTGTGTAAAGAGTCCTGttttgacctctacccctgacctGGATGTATATAATCGGTGTTGGTGACACACATAGCTGTCAAACCCAAGAAAATGACGATCATGCTGTGTTTAAACTTCTATGTTTTACTCATCAGCTGTTGTTCTTGGTCAGGTAAGACGGAAAGTTGTGTGTGAaagtttggggttttttttgtgtgtgaaatttaAACTTTGCAATATTCCTCATTAGGGCCGACCCTCAGGCCACTAAGCGCaagagtcatcatttatgcaaaattagTCCTCAAGGATACTTCTGACCAagttggtcaaatccaaccagtAGCGATTTACAGGATTGATCTCCATTttccatattgggccccgctcaTCCCCAAAGATGCttatgaccaaatttggccaaaATCTATTCAgtcctttatgactagtagcgatataaaggaaaagttgacggactCCACGCCATGACCTCAGCTCACCGGTCTTTGGGACCAGGTGAGCCATAACAATGATTCCAAGAGATGCAGTTTGATGTCGACCATGGGAACGTTTTTATGGGTCGACATAATCTTTGTGAATTGTAGTCGAACGTGATTAGCGGTTTTTTTCAAATGCGTATTGGTTACGTTGTCTGCAAACTTGTTCTCATTCGAGaatgtatgacgggtgtcgtcgtgacctacatttgtatgacgggtgtcgtcgtgacatACATTTgcatgacgggtgtcgtcgtgacctacatttgtatgacgggtgtcgtcgtgacctacatttgtatggcgggtgtcatcgtgacctacatttgtatgacgggtgtcgtcgtgacctacatttgtatgacgggtgtcgtcgtgacctacatttgtatgacgggtgtcgtcgtgacatACATTTgcatgacgggtgtcgtcgtgacatACATTTgcatgacgggtgtcgtcgtgacatACATTTgcatgacgggtgtcgtcgtgacatacatttgtatgacgggtggCGTCgtgacatatatttgtatggtgggtgtcgtcgtgacctacatttgtatggcgggtgtcgtcgtgacatacatttgtatgacgggtgtcgtcgtaacatacatttgtatgacgggtgtcgtcgtgacatACATTCgcatgacgggtgtcgtcgtgacatACATTTGCAtgacgggtgtcatcgtgacctacatttgtatgacgggtggCGTCgtgacatacatttgtatgacgggtgtcgtcgtgacatACATTCgcatgacgggtgtcgtcgtgacaaACATTTGCATGACGGTGTCGTGACATACATTTGCATGACGGTGTCGTgactacatttgtatgacggatgtcgtcgtaacatacatttgtatgacgggtggcgtcgtgacctacatttttatgacgggtgtcgtcgtgacctacatttttatgacgggtgtcgtcgtgacctacatttgtatgacgggtgtcgtcgtgacctacatttgtatggtgaGTGTCGTCgtaacctacatttgtatggcgggtgtcgtcgtaacatacatttgtatgacgggtggCGTCGTGACAAacatttgtatggtgggtgtcgtcgtaacctacatttgtatgacgggtgtcgtcgtaacctacatttgtatgacgggtgtcgtcgtgacctacatttgtatggtgggtgtcgtcgtgacttacatttgtatgacgggtgtcgtcgtgaactacatttgtatgacgggtgtcgtcgtgacatACATtcgtatgacgggtgtcgtcgtgacatACATtcgtatgacgggtgtcgtcgtgacatacatttgtatgacgggtgtcgtcgtgacctgcattgtatgacgggtgtcgtcgtgacatACATTTGCATGACGGTGTCGTgactacatttgtatgacggatgtcgtcgtaacatacatttgtatgacgggtggcgtcgtgacctacatttttatgacgggtgtcgtcgtgacctacatttttatgacgggtgtcgtcgtgacctacatttgtatgacgggtgtcgtcgtgacctacatttgtatggtgaGTGTCGTCgtaacctacatttgtatggcgggtgtcgtcgtaacatacatttgtatgacgggtggCGTCGTGACAAacatttgtatggtgggtgtcgtcgtaacctacatttgtatgacgagtgtcgtcgtgacctacatttgtattgtgGATGTCGTCGTGACACATTTGtttggcgggtgtcgtcgtcacatttatttgtatggcgggtgtcgccgtgacacatttatatgacgggtgtcgtcgtgacctacatttgtatgacgggtgtcgtcgtgacatacatttgtatgacgggtgtcgtcgtgacctacatttgtatgacgggtgtcgtcgtaacctacatttgtatggcgggtgtcgtcgtgacctacatttgtatgacgggtgtcgtcgtgacctacatttgtatgacgggtgtcgtcgtgacctacatttgtatggcgggtgtcgtcgtaacctacatttgtatggcgggtgtcgtcgtaacatacatttgtatgacgggtgtcgtcgtgacatacatttgtatgacggtgtcgtcgtgacctacatttgtatggcgggtgtcgtcgtaacctacatttgtatgacgggtgtcgtcgtgacctacatttgcatgacgggtgtcgtcgtgacatacatttgtatgacgggtgtcgtcgtgacatacatttgtatgacgggtgtcgttgatgaagCGGAAGACGCTTACACTTCGGAACGTCTGGTTTTATTCTCTTGATCGGTATTTGGTTCTTTTTTAAATGCCGATAGTGGCCCAGCAACTAAGCAATTATATCTTTTTTCTGTCTTATTTTGTTAATAACCACTAGACGAAATGATAACTGAAAATAAAAGTCCCTAGATTAGTTTTTAAACAATGTGTACAATTGTCCCGTCATTAAACTGAAATTCGTCAGTAATCGCAGCTTACTTACTTACTAGTTCCGATTTGGGGAGTGTCATCCACAATACTCCTGGGGCTACGTTCACATTCGCTCGCAGAGAGCGAAAGCGAACATAAATCATAAAATGCCCCCTGACCAATCAAGAATGGAGGAGTGTGGCTGAGACACTATGCATTATTACACGCGTACTACTCTgcttattatatattttatttctcttaattttataacaatattaataCCTGGTTTTAATGCTGATCAATTGTGTTGCATGACGTGTACAACAGAGCTCTCTCCTGGTTAACTTGAGGACCTGGGCCAGAAGTTGACTGCCTGAAAAGTTCACACACACAGTCATAAACAAAGCTATATACCATAACAAGTAATCATGTTTGAAGCGTCTATTAGATTGACACCCCATTAATCCTCACAAGCACAAAATGTAGTTGTCTCGAAAGACAGATTTTGACACAGCTTTCTTCTTATATCGGAAAGTCATATTTAACGCACCGTTTTGCTTTTCAAAGGAGAACAATAGTTCATATTCACAAATGTAGTTTCAACAAAGCCATGTATACATTGACAATCTGAATTTGTAAAGCTGATCCACCTGCTTATAAAAACCTCCTGAAGTTCGAAAAAGAAACTTTCCAATAAGAGGTTTGAGCTAATATAATTAGGCATCTTCCGTACAAGCGCGGAGCACTTCCTCTATACTAATACCATCTTCATGAAATGCAGACGCCGTTTGTGGATCATTTACAACTTGAAATGCAAATGCCCTCCGCGCCTCTCGATTCGATTCTGGATCATCCGGGTCTTGTGAGGACCTGATTTCAATCCCGTTTCTGCCACGCCTTACGACAACACCTGGCCCGCCACTGCTACCCTGCTGCTGTCCCAGCGATCCCAGATTTTCAATGTTTCGTATATTACCTGACAACATTTCCTGTAAAGTCTCCATTGAGAGTCCGCCAGATCCATCCTGGGAGGACACCATTGCCGGATTGCTGCACAGCATTTCTCTAAGGGCAGCATTCATTCCTTCTTCACTACCACCTATCCTTAAATGTGCAGTTCGGTGTCGAACACgattaaacattttatcaataCTGTAAATTCTAATTTGTCCGGAAAACATGTCTCCGATCCAGAATTTCTTATCTGGACCGAAAGCAATGCATGCTGGGTCACCGGTATGGTCATCATCACTACCCAGCAGCATGCCTAGTAATTTGGCCTTTGGACCGAGCACGTGGATAGACGAGGAAGAAAAATCGTGCACGAATATCGTCCCGTCCTGGTCACAGCAGATTGAAGTAGGGGTGAATTCGTCAGGCCTCTCCGTCTCCGACGGTCGGCTTCGTGTTGGGAAAGTAATCCCTTTTTTGTACGACTCGCACGTCATTTCACGCCCTAATAAGTACACCATGTTCCGTTCCTCATCGGCAACACATATCTGCCGAGTCAAAGCATTATATTCGATTGAATTAATTCGTTTGAATGTCGAGCGTTCGTTGATTCCCCTGATATCGGCAAGATTCCTATCCGAATCGTATATCATAACGTAACTTACGCCATCTGAAGACGCACTTACGTCCAAAGCGCCGATAACTAAGCCGTTTTCTTCATAGTTACAGAGAGACGTCGGGTAATAAGCGCCGGTATCGATGAGCAATTCACTTCCAGTTGAATTACACTTCAAAATGGACGCAACATCTTTACAAATGGCGAGTAAGCCATCTTTTTCATTCCAACATATGTCTAATGTTTTTCCGCGTCCAACTGTGCGTTTGTCCTCTATATGCCCAGATAAGTTGAATTTGAATACATCTGATCCCTCATCTAACAAGATCCAGGCACTATATGCAGAAACGGGTATGATTTTGGTTACACGTGTAGCTCCTGGGGCAGTGAAGCCATCCTGCAAATCGCCACAGTAACAGGATCGGACGAGTCCATTTAACAGGTGCTGAATGGTTCCTCTCATGGCTGGATCATCAGGATAGATAGCGGAAGCATCTACAATATCTGTGTCGTGGCATTTGTTATTTGTGTCGTTATCATCACTTTTTCCGTGATTTTCAAAGCATGTTTTACACAAGCAGAATGAGCAAGAGGCACACTCTAGCAGGGGCACATGGCTTCTATAATCACACGAATCACAAATGTACTCATTACACGACGACACAAAGAAGTTTGTCAGTAACGAATCGACAGTTTTCTCCCTTGGTAATGTGGTAACCTGGCGGCAAACCGGACAAGGAATATTCTGCGCGTTTTTTGCCGACGAGTTGACCTTTTTAAGACACACGCTACAGAAAGTGTGTCTACACACCAACAGCTTTGGGGTTCGGTACACATTCATACATATTGCACATTCCTCCGTTACCAGACCCGTACCGTCCCCAGGAATGATGTCCTCCATTCTTTAGGCCAATGTGTCAAACTGAAATGTAAACAAGTCCAATATAATCAAAGTGTTAATGAATTGTTATTTCATTGCTTGACTATTTTCAAATCGAAGTTGTAAATTTGCACACCGTACTACTCTGTCAGGAGATGGTCCTGTTGAAACAGACTATTTTTTATTCAGCGGCAAAGAATGACGCTGACACCACCATTTTACAATAAAGTGACCGGGTTTAAAGCAATTGGGCGGAGACATCCCAAAAATGACGATGGATGTTCAATATAAAACGGGTTGACAGGAAAGGCTTCTTGTAGCGTTTTAAAAGAGAAACTTAGGAAGTGAGATCACTAAAGAATGGAACTCAATATTACAGATGATGTTGGGACGTCGGGTGGCGCAGTGTTCTCATCAGATGCACACACAAAGGTAATGATTAACTACAGACTTGTCGTAATCAATTTGAATATATCCCGACAAGCTTTGGTGTAAGTAACCTGGAACCTGGACAGAGTTCTTTCCTATCCGTACCAAGCATTCTGTCTAAACGCATCAAGTTGTAACGAGAAACCGACAAGGATGTGTTTTTTGTCCATATCTACATAAATCAAAAACATTCTTATTTACAGACGATACTGTGATCTATTGGTAAATAATAGAAttattggttttggttttaCCTTTAAAagtgtcctattaacagctgatgtcatataaggacgggtcTCCTGTATACAAGATGCATGTTTGGTGAGTGTGCGTTTTGGAGGCTACAGTACTAGTTTGTCTTTGTTTGTCTCCTTGTCATAGCGCGGAACTAATCGAATATTGAGGATAAAATAAGCACTACCAGATCTCGACAGTTCACTGTCATACGATCTTTAAAAAAAGTTCTAAAAAAGTAAGGTTCTCCAGATagaagaaataaaacaaagtaaGTACATATTTGCAGTTAATTGTCAATTAGTGATGCGTGGAAGAGACACGATTTTAAGAAGCTACAAGTGCTTGTTATGCCTCATATTGATGTTGCATCACTCCTTCGAATTAAGTAATAACTGCGCCTGGCGTCAACCGTTAGAGTGACCAAGATGGACTTTGGTCATTGAAAGCTCTCGGTAAGGTTGGAAAAAAGTTGTGATGACGAGGCTAAATCTGAATTTATTCATAACATGTGTCGAAGAGAGACAGCATTTGTAACAGGACTTGAGGAACTTTTCAATATTATCGCAGCCCAAGGAGagagaaataaaacaacaaaccaTTTGACATTTGATGTCGGAACGAGACTAAACACGGAAGACTTGAAACCACAGGCGTCTCTTCTGGTTAGTTATACTAGAAACAAGAAATgcctttaaaaaagataaacggcatattTTTAATTctgatggttataatgtaaaactggtggtgaaataaatcaacgaactaatgcgtttcagcacggaaaACAAAagtgtatcagtttgaatcatttttggtgataataagactgcatttgaatcgggaatataattttatcaatgtgtcatttgaaaagatacagcCACATATTCAGCttacattcaatcttaactttgtttcgtttttaactgcacattgaccaatcacatacttcatcttgaccagtaacgccacctgtcgcgtcatatccgggaccaaaagaatattatactgAATATTAGACCCTACTCATACTATAAACAATGTGTAACACTTGAAAATCTACGATGCATCGACTTTGGAACGGAAatagttagtattgtttatagAGTTGTCAACCAATTagattgccccccccccccccccccccccccccccccccctaaataccactagaatatatataggatacttccgttccacagtcgatgcatcgtcggCTATCACGATCGCTTTTGATCCATCTCATCTTTTTAAATTGTTGTCATACGACTGAAGAATAGcatgcattgatatttaaggattctaaACCAATGGACATTACTGAAGTTTGcgtacatttgatattttaatcgGATTGAACTTAATTTCAAAGTGAATCGAAGCTCACCCCCTTGTTCCTATTATACTAACCAGAAACAGACGCCTGTGTTGAAACATATGTTTTGTGCGTTTGATTCCAGGAAACCCTCATCTATTCATAGAATGTTTTGTTTCTGGAATTAGCCTTCACGACTTTGACATTATGTAACTAATTAAACAGAATTGCTATCCAGGGGTCGCAAGGAGAAACACTTTATCATGTACTTCCGCAATGTACACATATTGAAACAGGTCGAGTTTCTCCCTCGATACATCATCTACTTGAGAGCAGGACATAAATAATTAAGTTAACGTTACGTACgacaacatgtgtatatatacactttaccCTCATAGTTCAGCAATATTTTGATCCTTGTGAAACCGCATTTTATACTAAAGTTGAAAAGTTGAAATTGGTGGGGTAGCAGGGGAGGAGCGCAGGGCTGATAGTCGATTCCTAATTTGCACGCACTTTTTGTCCGTGACAGTTAAGAACGTATTTTGacatattatgttatataaatcCAGCAAGTTATTGTTATAACTTTTCCAACGTCTCCTGTGTATGAAAGGCGTTCATGTCGAAAATGAGAAAATTAACGCGTTAAATGACAAATATTAGTATTTAACGTAATGTTTACACAGCACATTTAACGTGATAAACAGCTTCGAAAGTTTAACGCGTTGAAAGTAGTAGCTATTGTTTTAACgatttaaaaaagtaaaaataatttaacgcgttaaagtCATTTAAACGCGTTAGATTtatcttgtttttttattactttgaaatctttattacaaattgcgtggtTATTACAAATTGCATGGTGACATGGCCCTATCATACGTCTGGCTCGCGCACATGTACAAATACAAACAATTTTATCGGCGATAGACGGCGCTGTACAAATATGACCTCAGGATTGCAAATTTGATGGATACCAAAACAGAAAGTATTTATAGAGTTTCCGCGAAACTGTAACACGCAGTATATCGGCCCAAAGATATGGCGTCCATAACACTCCTTTACATAGTATAACGTTCTATAGGTAGCAAACACACTATAGACATATAGTCCATTAATTAAGGGTCATCTAAATAGCAAgtccagtgatattttacaagcctacAAATCACGACTCTGGTGCAATGGAACAGAAGTTACTTGATACGACACATAGAGATATTTGAATTAATAAAAATGTCCCTATTAGATACTATCTAGACATCTGAGCATGGTAATTCCGGAGTTTGGGGCTATTTTCAGAAATCTGTATAATTTAACTCAAACACTACGGTGGAACTATTTTTCCTAACAATAGTCTTCTTGCTATGTTCAGGGATGTTCATAATGTCTGATAAGAGTATTTTTGATGATTGAAATGCGTCTCTATATGCCATGCATCCTGTGTTATATTACTTAaaaccgccatttgcattcaaggtcaaaagagaaTCAATGTTTATGCttttataaagtcaaatccggtcaaacaaatgtccCAACTACCTGCTACTTGCTTAGATACTTGAGAGCATAATGACATGATTATCTAGCTTGCTGTGTTCTCCTGAAACTTTCATTTTTACAGGTGTTTTGGTGAAATTAACAAGCACCTTAACAAATCACATGTTAACAAGACCCATTGTTAGCCACGATACCAACTAAAATTGACCAAATAGTAATTTATGGACTTGTAAAATATGTGCATTATAATCGTCCTGTTGTTCTTATTCAGTTTGAGCGGACTGCCTATAATTTGTTTTCTGACCTACatttgtgtattgtgtataacTCCATAGGTAGATGTCCTCGCTGCCAGGTAGGCCTAATGACAAATTCTCCTATTCCTCATTTATCTCGCAAAACATCCATGTTATGGTGCTGTAACGTTCCAACCAGTCCATTAAAAGTTATACAGATCtaatatataccgtatttgacctaataagggcgcctgccctaataagggcgcccctaccttttttcaaggaaataaatctttgactgagtgtcaaaatggtgttcaaaagtaataattcatgtgaattgtatatatattaaatatttctatgAGATGGGTTGCACATATATATCCTCAATATATGTAGAGTACATAAATGTGTGCGACCTATcctatacattatatcatttgTAACGGACCCCTGTGTTGGGACACTAGATCTATATGAATGTCTTCCTATAGATTATCTGCAC
The window above is part of the Pecten maximus chromosome 2, xPecMax1.1, whole genome shotgun sequence genome. Proteins encoded here:
- the LOC117321791 gene encoding uncharacterized protein LOC117321791 — translated: MEDIIPGDGTGLVTEECAICMNVYRTPKLLVCRHTFCSVCLKKVNSSAKNAQNIPCPVCRQVTTLPREKTVDSLLTNFFVSSCNEYICDSCDYRSHVPLLECASCSFCLCKTCFENHGKSDDNDTNNKCHDTDIVDASAIYPDDPAMRGTIQHLLNGLVRSCYCGDLQDGFTAPGATRVTKIIPVSAYSAWILLDEGSDVFKFNLSGHIEDKRTVGRGKTLDICWNEKDGLLAICKDVASILKCNSTGSELLIDTGAYYPTSLCNYEENGLVIGALDVSASSDGVSYVMIYDSDRNLADIRGINERSTFKRINSIEYNALTRQICVADEERNMVYLLGREMTCESYKKGITFPTRSRPSETERPDEFTPTSICCDQDGTIFVHDFSSSSIHVLGPKAKLLGMLLGSDDDHTGDPACIAFGPDKKFWIGDMFSGQIRIYSIDKMFNRVRHRTAHLRIGGSEEGMNAALREMLCSNPAMVSSQDGSGGLSMETLQEMLSGNIRNIENLGSLGQQQGSSGGPGVVVRRGRNGIEIRSSQDPDDPESNREARRAFAFQVVNDPQTASAFHEDGISIEEVLRACTEDA